From the genome of Bacteroidota bacterium:
CATTAATATCCTCTGCCAAAAGAAACAAACTATCTGCTGCGTATTTTTTCGCCAACTGCTCCAATAAAAAAGTCTTACCCACTCTGCGTGTACCGTACAGCACAAGCACCTTTTGCTGGCCTATACGGCTTTCCAATTGTTTTTGAATATATCGTTCTACTTGAACAACATTTTCCATAATATACTAGATTATTATTAATTTATACATATAAATATACTAAATAATATTAATATAATATATAAATTATCCAAATTAATATTAATTTGGATAATTATATTTTAAATAACTGACTATACGCAATTTGTAAATCTATAAGGATTTTGATGTTCCGGCTATTTTATCTTCACCATCTGCAGAGGTTCAACCAACCCGGTCATTTGTTTGCCTGCCTTATCCTGCACAACAATGTTTTCGAAAGTGAATTTAACACCGGTACCTGCCTGAGTAAGTATGTCTTTTACTACGTTGTTAAGTTTTCTGTTTTGTATCTTTTTTGCCGCATTTCCTCCATTTACCGGAATCAACAGGTTGCTGCTTAAAAATGTAAAGTCCTGAACATTCCCCTTGGCATCAATCACGTAGAGCTTATCCGATTTTAAACCCAGCTTGTACATTTTTTTTCCGGTTTTATTTTCAACACGCTTGAAAATATGAACACCAAACGGGAAAAGATCAGGATTAATGCGAGTAACGGTTTCGGCTGAGTCGGTGGTTGTTTGCCTGTAACTTTGGCGACCATAGCCACAAACTGATGCTATAAAAAAAACAGAAAATAAAATATGTCGTTTCATTAAATAGGGGCTACTGAAAAAGTACAAACCTCAATAAAATTAAACCATTGAACACCTATACAATCAAATTAGGTGCAAGCTTTTTAATCACATATATTTAAAAAATCGTTCATTTACTTTTCTTCCTTGATGAAGAAAAGTAACAAAAGAAATCAAGACAAAACGATTGCTTACACACAAGGCTACACGGCACCGCGTTTTGTCGTGGCCGGCGCTCGGGTAAATAATATCATTTTCCGAACGTTTTCTATGGGCTTGTCTTTTCAGCAGACCCTAAATAGGTTAAGTTTAATTACTTTACCCGCTGTATAACCAAAGGCCTGACAATATCCTTATGGCTTTTACGATCGCTGTCGCGCACAACAACTCCATCAAAATAAACTTTTGAACCAATATCGCTTTTTGCCATCACAGTATGTATTTCGTCGGCAATTGAATTGCCGACACAACTGAATATTTCTATCCCTCCACCCTTCAGTGATACAGAACAATCAAAATTGTCAATTATATATGGCTGAATATTTCCAGTACTATCAATAACAAAAATTTTATCTGTATGAATACCTAAACGCAGGGTGTTATTATCTTTCTTCTCCTCGACCCTTTTATACGTGAATGCATTCACAATAAAAACAGTCGGGTCTATTGAAGTCACTTTGTCAACAGAAGCAGAAGGAAGCGTCGCCATTTCATTTTGACCAAAGGCATTGATCACAGCTAAAACACAAAACGCAAGAAAGAAACAAAATCTGATCATATTCAAAATCTTTTTACCAAAAGAAACGAGTTCAATTAGGCTGCATGAAAAAAGAAAAGCATATCTCATGTATTTTAATTTATAACTTCCACTACTTTCTCCAGCTTCACGCCCCGAGAGCCTTTCACAAGTATGGAGGCATTCTTCAAAGGGTATTCTTTAAAATAAACGCATAAATCATCGGCAGTTTCAAATAATTGCGCGCTAACGGTGTTATTCACCTTCTTAAAATTTTTACCTACCAAATACACTTTTTTAAACTCTTTGTCTTTTACAAGATCGATGATCGCCTGGTGCTCTCCCACAGTCTCATTGCCGAGTTCAAGCATTTCACCTAATATGAGGATCTTTTCAGGCCAGTTCAACTCCGAAAAATTTTCAATGGCCGCTTTCATGCTGGTCGGGTTGGCATTGTATGCATCAAGTATAATTTTATTTGTACCTTTTTCTATCAGTTGAGAACGGCTGTTCGATGGCACATATCCTTCAAGCGCTTCATTTATTTTTTGCTCATCAACACCAAAATGACTTGCAATACATGCAGCAGCGAGAATGTTTTCAAAATTATACCTGCCGGCCAGGTGCGTATTCAATAATTGCCGGTCGATCAACGGGGTGATTGTTTCTGTTCTTTTCCAACGCATTTTTACAAATGGGTCGGCTTTAACAAGTGTCCCCTGAACATTTACCTGGTTAGTAGTACCATACAACAAAACACGGTTTCCGGCGGCCTGCTTTACAAGCAGATCGTTATCGGCATTCACGAACAATAACCCGTTCTTTTTCTTAATATAATCGTAGAGTTCGCTTTTCGCCTTTATCACTCCTTCTGGTCCTCCAAAGCCCTCCAGGTGAGCCCGCCCGATATTTGTAATTATTCCATAATCAGGTTCTGCAATGGCACACAATCCTGCGATCTCCCCGATATGGTTCGCGCCCATTTCGATCACTGCCATTTCGTGTGTGTTGGTAAGAGTAAGCAACGTAAGCGGAACACCAATGTGATTATTTAAATTGCCCTTTGTAGAAAGTGTATTGTATTTTTTGCTGAGTGCCAGGCTGATCAGCTCCTTGGTTGTTGTTTTACCATTACTGCCGGTTATAGCTATGACAGGAGTGTTAAGCATTCGCCGGTGATAATTAGCCAAGGCCTGCAGGGTTTCCAATACGTCCGGAACAAATAAGAATTGTTTACCTTTCACATATTGCTCTTCATCAACTATAGCATAGGCGCATCCGCCCTTAACAGCCTGTTCTGCGAACGTATTTCCATTGAAATTGGCGCCCTTCAATGCAAAAAACAAGGTTTCCTTTTTAATATCACGCGTGTCGGTACATACAACAGGATGCTGTTCAAAAATTTTGTACAGAAGCGCGATAGGTGTGAACATGTTTAAGCGAATTTAAAATTACTCTGTATATTCCAGCAGCCTCTGTCTCAACAGTCTTGATGAATAATAGATTTGAATAACGAATAGTGAAGCAATTGAAAGAAATATAAAATTAAGGAAACGAAATTTACTTCTTAATTCGGTATTCAATTGTTCGAATGTTCACAATTCAATTTTTACAAAAATTGCTTTAAGCAAGTTAATAAATTACAAAGCCCCAAGTTAAAAACTAACCCGGGGCTTTGCCAAATAATTTATTACAATAATTTTAGTTGCCTAAGCCGATTGGACTGCCAACGCGTGTCATTGCACAACGGAAACCTAACCAAGGCGCAGTTTGGCGCTGATCGAGGTAGCGGCGTGTGCCCGGATTCATCCAATATGCACGGTCGTGCCAGTTACCGCCTTTAAACACACGGGCTTTATCATTGATCATTGAATACACTGCATATTCATACATGATCTTATTTCCCCGTTGAGCGGCATCTTCACCTTCCCCATAATATACACTCGAGTTTATATCACCATCAAGATAGTTAATGTTATCGGCATACTTATAATTCCTGCGTTCATCAAGGTTGTCCTCATTGTTAGAGATACTTACATCCCTCCATTTTACCATGCCCGGAATATTAACAATATTACTGTCTTTATCATATAATACCGAATCGGTATTGATCACAATATCGTTTGGTCCGTTAGCAGGGTCTTTAACCTGTGTTTTAAACACATTACCACGGAACGGGCGGAAATCTTCTTTATCTTCAGGAGAAAGCGGACGAAACACATCCATCACCCATTCACTGACGTTACCAGCCATGTTATACAATCCATAATCATTCGGCCAATAAGAGAATACAGGAGTTGTTATATCACCGGCATCATTCAGGTAACCGGCGGCACCCATCTGATCACCATTGCTGCGTTTGTAGTTAGCCAAAAACTGTCCGATAAACTTATCTTCAGGATTACGTACTGAGTGTCCGTTCCATGGATATAACCGTCTTTCAGTGATCCGCTCACCTATTGTATTACCAATCAAAGCAGCTGATGCATATTCCCATTCCGCTTCAGTGGGCAGGCGGTAACGGGGTAATA
Proteins encoded in this window:
- a CDS encoding UDP-N-acetylmuramoyl-tripeptide--D-alanyl-D-alanine ligase, with the translated sequence MFTPIALLYKIFEQHPVVCTDTRDIKKETLFFALKGANFNGNTFAEQAVKGGCAYAIVDEEQYVKGKQFLFVPDVLETLQALANYHRRMLNTPVIAITGSNGKTTTKELISLALSKKYNTLSTKGNLNNHIGVPLTLLTLTNTHEMAVIEMGANHIGEIAGLCAIAEPDYGIITNIGRAHLEGFGGPEGVIKAKSELYDYIKKKNGLLFVNADNDLLVKQAAGNRVLLYGTTNQVNVQGTLVKADPFVKMRWKRTETITPLIDRQLLNTHLAGRYNFENILAAACIASHFGVDEQKINEALEGYVPSNSRSQLIEKGTNKIILDAYNANPTSMKAAIENFSELNWPEKILILGEMLELGNETVGEHQAIIDLVKDKEFKKVYLVGKNFKKVNNTVSAQLFETADDLCVYFKEYPLKNASILVKGSRGVKLEKVVEVIN
- a CDS encoding SUMF1/EgtB/PvdO family nonheme iron enzyme; amino-acid sequence: MKKLSKLAFITGAVIIVSCSKERSPVTGWAYNEPKNGGFEVVPYMEQETGPGLILVEGGTFTMGRAEQDVTYDWNNVPRRITVSSFYMDETEVRNLDYLEYLHWTFRVFNANFYEIYKKALPDTLCWRERTAFNEPYVEYYLRHPAYRDYPVVGVNWLQASDFCAWRTDRVNEFVLIREGILDHNPNPSEADYFNTDQYFAGKWTGQVVTNLPSIDPNGSGERQVRMEDGILLPRYRLPTEAEWEYASAALIGNTIGERITERRLYPWNGHSVRNPEDKFIGQFLANYKRSNGDQMGAAGYLNDAGDITTPVFSYWPNDYGLYNMAGNVSEWVMDVFRPLSPEDKEDFRPFRGNVFKTQVKDPANGPNDIVINTDSVLYDKDSNIVNIPGMVKWRDVSISNNEDNLDERRNYKYADNINYLDGDINSSVYYGEGEDAAQRGNKIMYEYAVYSMINDKARVFKGGNWHDRAYWMNPGTRRYLDQRQTAPWLGFRCAMTRVGSPIGLGN